Proteins encoded in a region of the Gulosibacter sediminis genome:
- the rdgB gene encoding RdgB/HAM1 family non-canonical purine NTP pyrophosphatase, translated as MTLQAVLASKNAHKLAELQRILGAQLPELELLPYDGEAPVESGLTFEENALIKARAAAQATGLPAIADDSGICVEVLGGMPGIFSARWSGPDRSDADNVDLLLWQLSDVPDSARAAQFVAVAAVALPDGREFTVRGEWPGQIVREARGAGGFGYDPVFLPEGESQSAAEMSPERKDSLSHRRRAFEAIAPQLQRVLSEA; from the coding sequence ATGACGTTGCAGGCAGTGCTCGCGTCGAAGAACGCCCACAAGCTGGCGGAACTGCAGCGCATCCTCGGGGCCCAATTGCCCGAGCTCGAACTGCTGCCGTACGACGGCGAGGCGCCGGTGGAGTCTGGGCTCACCTTCGAGGAGAACGCGCTCATCAAGGCCCGGGCGGCCGCGCAGGCGACCGGCCTGCCGGCGATCGCTGATGACTCGGGCATCTGCGTCGAGGTGCTCGGCGGCATGCCCGGCATCTTCTCGGCCCGCTGGTCGGGGCCCGATCGCTCGGATGCCGACAACGTTGACCTGCTGCTCTGGCAGCTGAGCGATGTGCCCGACTCGGCCCGCGCCGCGCAGTTCGTTGCGGTCGCCGCGGTGGCGCTGCCGGACGGCCGCGAATTCACGGTGCGCGGCGAATGGCCGGGGCAGATCGTGCGCGAGGCTCGCGGCGCCGGCGGCTTCGGCTACGACCCGGTGTTTCTGCCCGAGGGCGAATCGCAGTCGGCCGCCGAGATGTCACCGGAGCGCAAGGACAGCCTGAGCCACCGCCGCCGCGCCTTCGAGGCGATTGCGCCGCAGCTGCAGCGCGTACTCAGCGAGGCGTAG
- a CDS encoding L-talarate/galactarate dehydratase yields the protein MTYTPDTISSITLSTLRLPLARPISDAKVLTGRQKPMTEVIFLIAEIETAQGFKGHGFSYSKRAGGPAQYAHAKEVASSVIGEDPNDIEKLYTKLLWAGASVGRAGVATQALAAIDIALYDLKARRANLPLAKLLGSHRDSVRTYNTSGGFLSSPIDEVVENASKSLEAGIGGIKIKVGLPDRNEDMERVRRVREHIGPNVPMMVDANQQWDRATAMRLGRQLEEYNLVWIEEPLDAYDFEGHAELARALDTPIATGEMLASVGDHKQLIAARGCDTLQPDAPRVGGITNFLRILALADEAGLDIAPHFAMEIHVHLAACYPRETWVEHFDWLDPLFEERLETRDGRMFVPERPGLGITFSDQARAWVTESVTVTERG from the coding sequence ATGACATACACGCCCGACACCATTTCTTCGATCACGCTCTCGACGCTGCGGCTGCCCCTCGCACGCCCGATTTCCGACGCGAAGGTCCTCACCGGCCGGCAGAAGCCGATGACCGAGGTCATCTTCCTCATCGCAGAAATCGAAACCGCGCAGGGCTTCAAGGGCCACGGCTTTAGCTACTCCAAGCGCGCCGGCGGCCCCGCCCAGTACGCCCACGCCAAGGAAGTTGCCTCGAGCGTCATCGGCGAAGACCCGAACGACATCGAGAAGCTCTACACGAAGCTGCTCTGGGCCGGCGCCTCTGTCGGCCGCGCGGGCGTTGCGACCCAGGCGCTCGCCGCGATCGACATTGCGCTCTACGACCTCAAGGCACGCCGCGCGAACCTGCCGCTGGCGAAGCTGCTCGGTAGCCACCGCGACTCGGTGCGCACCTACAACACCTCGGGCGGCTTCCTGAGCTCGCCGATCGACGAGGTCGTCGAGAACGCCTCGAAGTCGCTCGAGGCCGGCATCGGCGGCATCAAGATCAAGGTTGGCCTGCCCGACCGCAACGAGGACATGGAGCGCGTGCGCCGCGTGCGCGAGCACATCGGCCCGAACGTGCCGATGATGGTCGACGCGAACCAGCAGTGGGACCGCGCGACCGCGATGCGCCTTGGCCGCCAGCTCGAGGAGTACAACCTCGTGTGGATCGAGGAGCCGCTCGACGCCTACGACTTCGAAGGCCACGCCGAGCTCGCCCGCGCGCTCGACACCCCGATCGCGACCGGCGAGATGCTCGCCTCGGTCGGCGACCACAAGCAGCTCATCGCCGCCCGCGGCTGCGACACGCTGCAGCCCGACGCCCCGCGCGTTGGCGGCATCACGAACTTCCTCCGCATCCTCGCCCTCGCCGACGAGGCCGGCCTCGACATCGCGCCGCACTTCGCGATGGAGATCCACGTGCACCTCGCGGCGTGCTACCCGCGCGAGACCTGGGTCGAGCACTTCGACTGGCTCGACCCGCTGTTCGAGGAACGCCTCGAAACCCGCGACGGCCGCATGTTCGTGCCCGAGCGTCCGGGTCTCGGCATCACGTTCAGCGACCAGGCTCGCGCTTGGGTGACCGAGTCGGTCACCGTCACCGAGCGTGGTTAG
- a CDS encoding nitronate monooxygenase produces MIDLHARRLPVVQAPMAGGPTTPELVAAVSNLGALGTLAGGYLSAEAFEEKLSATRGLTDEPFAVNLFAPEATAPDVPAAERFRERLLPLAERLGVEVPEVRVPGDDTFFEKLATLEASPVPLVTFTFGMPDHAVVKRLRAVGTAVGITVASVEDAVLAFEVEPEVLIVQGPSAGGHRANFDQAALPDQLSLDQLLARILPLARVARASIIATGGIDTPERARTLLDAGADAVALGTAFLTVHESGTRPPHREALLAGTRETVVTRAFSGRNARGLRNRFIDEFDLVAPASYPIVHFLTKSIRDASSDGPEYLNLWAGENYRSCRDETAEELLGRFAEAL; encoded by the coding sequence GTGATTGACTTGCATGCTCGCCGGCTGCCCGTCGTTCAAGCGCCGATGGCAGGAGGCCCCACCACGCCGGAGCTTGTTGCCGCCGTGAGTAATCTCGGCGCCCTCGGGACTCTGGCAGGTGGCTACCTCTCAGCCGAGGCATTCGAAGAAAAGCTCTCCGCGACGCGCGGCCTCACCGACGAGCCGTTCGCTGTCAACCTGTTCGCGCCCGAGGCCACGGCCCCCGATGTTCCGGCGGCCGAACGATTCCGAGAACGGCTCCTCCCCTTGGCCGAGCGACTCGGCGTCGAGGTGCCCGAGGTCCGAGTGCCGGGCGACGACACATTCTTCGAGAAGCTCGCGACGCTCGAGGCGTCGCCGGTTCCTCTCGTCACCTTTACCTTCGGCATGCCCGATCACGCTGTCGTCAAGCGGCTGCGCGCGGTCGGAACCGCGGTCGGCATCACCGTGGCGAGCGTCGAGGATGCGGTGCTCGCGTTCGAGGTCGAGCCCGAAGTGCTCATCGTGCAGGGACCGTCTGCGGGCGGGCACCGCGCCAACTTCGATCAGGCCGCGCTCCCCGACCAGCTCTCGCTCGACCAGCTGCTCGCGCGCATTCTGCCCCTCGCCCGCGTCGCGCGGGCGAGCATCATCGCGACCGGCGGCATCGACACGCCAGAACGCGCCCGCACGCTCCTCGATGCCGGCGCGGATGCGGTGGCCCTCGGCACCGCGTTCCTCACCGTTCATGAGTCGGGCACGCGCCCACCGCACCGCGAAGCGCTCCTGGCGGGCACGCGCGAGACCGTTGTGACCCGCGCGTTCTCGGGCCGAAATGCCCGGGGCCTCCGGAACCGATTCATTGATGAGTTCGACCTAGTTGCCCCGGCGAGCTACCCGATCGTGCACTTCTTGACCAAGTCGATCCGCGACGCCTCGAGCGACGGACCCGAGTACCTCAACCTCTGGGCTGGCGAGAACTACCGAAGCTGCCGCGACGAGACTGCCGAAGAGCTGCTCGGTCGCTTCGCGGAAGCCCTGTGA
- a CDS encoding TadE family protein yields MRSIASRVTSDRGAAPAEWSLVAGLLTILFLTVLQLAFVMHVRTTIIDAAAEGARVAGLRESSPEAGAERTEYLVTTALSAAYADDIVVAQTGGLIEVRVTAPLPFIGLLGFPDGMEVVAHAPLE; encoded by the coding sequence ATGCGGTCAATCGCGTCACGAGTAACTTCTGATCGGGGCGCGGCGCCAGCCGAGTGGTCGCTCGTCGCGGGGCTGCTGACGATCCTGTTTCTCACCGTGCTGCAGCTCGCCTTCGTCATGCACGTGCGCACGACGATCATCGACGCCGCCGCCGAGGGAGCCCGCGTCGCCGGGCTGCGCGAGAGTTCGCCCGAGGCGGGCGCCGAACGCACGGAATACCTTGTGACGACGGCGCTGTCGGCGGCTTATGCGGACGACATCGTAGTCGCCCAAACCGGCGGACTCATCGAAGTGCGCGTGACCGCGCCCCTGCCGTTTATTGGTCTGCTTGGCTTTCCCGATGGGATGGAGGTGGTCGCGCATGCCCCGCTGGAATGA
- a CDS encoding type II secretion system F family protein — MISSQPLALALLLGTVLGLGLWSVVATLPQLRRPRLIDRVAPHLVDIAPAAREHARRRVIDPLPILGQLLSPLIGWLRRVLGEVIGGNELVSTRLRQAGQVVSVERFRTQQAVWALVGVVLGLVFALASFRSAANQVLVFALMPLLGGVIAVGARELLLRHAASSRIRRIASEYPTVLEFLSLSLAAGEGIFDSLVRVSSLGNSELGREFAGVVRRVRAGAALGPSLRELGRDLGYVPLARTCDHLLTAMERGAPLVEVLQAQASDARDLSKRELLEVAGRNELRMMVPLVMLILPVTVLFALYPSFFIISTSF; from the coding sequence GTGATCTCGTCGCAACCGCTCGCGTTGGCACTGCTGCTCGGCACGGTGCTCGGACTCGGACTGTGGTCGGTCGTCGCGACCCTGCCTCAGCTGCGGCGTCCGCGATTGATCGACCGGGTCGCACCCCACCTGGTCGACATCGCCCCGGCGGCCCGCGAGCACGCGCGGCGCCGGGTGATCGACCCGCTCCCGATCCTCGGGCAGCTCCTGTCGCCGCTGATCGGGTGGCTGCGCCGCGTGCTCGGCGAGGTGATCGGCGGCAACGAGCTCGTGTCGACGCGCCTGCGTCAGGCGGGCCAGGTGGTGAGTGTCGAACGGTTTCGCACACAGCAGGCCGTCTGGGCGCTCGTCGGTGTCGTGCTTGGACTGGTGTTCGCCCTCGCGAGCTTTCGCAGCGCGGCCAACCAGGTGCTCGTCTTTGCCCTGATGCCACTGCTCGGCGGCGTGATCGCCGTCGGGGCGCGCGAGTTGCTGCTGCGGCACGCGGCGAGCTCGCGCATTCGTCGAATCGCGAGTGAGTACCCGACCGTGCTCGAGTTTCTGAGCCTCTCGCTCGCAGCCGGCGAAGGCATCTTCGACTCGCTCGTGCGGGTGAGTTCTCTCGGTAACAGCGAGCTCGGGCGCGAATTCGCTGGCGTGGTGCGCCGCGTGCGCGCGGGAGCGGCGCTCGGGCCATCGCTGCGCGAGCTGGGACGAGACCTTGGCTACGTGCCGCTCGCCCGCACGTGCGATCACCTGCTCACGGCCATGGAGCGCGGCGCTCCGCTCGTGGAAGTGCTCCAGGCACAAGCGAGCGACGCGCGCGACCTGAGCAAACGCGAGCTGCTCGAAGTGGCGGGCCGCAACGAGTTACGGATGATGGTGCCGCTCGTCATGCTCATCCTGCCCGTCACCGTGCTGTTTGCCCTGTACCCGTCGTTCTTCATCATCTCGACCTCCTTCTAG
- a CDS encoding pilus assembly protein TadG-related protein, translating into MRQLLARERGSITPLAIIYVAVALLAALVLAGAGSLYLERKQLLELADAAALAAAQSFDLDAVHLDGDGVRVQLDPEQVRERAADYVERYGPDDARVTQVRVDGDTVAITVTGTWQAPFVNDVVPAAIEVTVTAIAVADLQ; encoded by the coding sequence ATGCGGCAACTGCTTGCCCGCGAGCGGGGCTCGATCACGCCGCTCGCGATCATCTACGTCGCGGTCGCGTTGTTGGCGGCGCTCGTGCTCGCCGGGGCCGGCAGCCTCTATCTCGAGCGGAAGCAATTGCTGGAACTTGCTGATGCGGCCGCGCTGGCCGCCGCACAGTCCTTCGACCTCGACGCCGTGCACCTCGACGGCGACGGCGTGCGGGTGCAACTCGATCCGGAACAGGTGCGGGAGCGCGCGGCTGACTACGTCGAGCGCTACGGGCCAGACGACGCTCGCGTGACGCAGGTGCGGGTAGACGGTGACACGGTCGCGATCACAGTGACCGGCACCTGGCAGGCGCCGTTCGTCAACGATGTCGTTCCCGCCGCCATCGAAGTCACCGTCACGGCGATTGCCGTGGCCGATTTGCAGTAG
- a CDS encoding type II secretion system F family protein produces MTAWLLAVVAALGVALCVSAWIWPREHDDELIARSRLGFVEEALLRAGLPKFPALAFLALVLVCGIACAAIALALSGVIALGVLGAVAGCWLPVLAIRVRASKRRAVHRGAWPDAVDHLIASVRSGLGLPDAVAQLATNGPESLREDFAQFVRRYRATGSFATAVDDVKERLADPIGDRLLETLRMARDVGGTQLVPVLRAFSEHLREAQAVRHEAEARQGWVVNAARLGAVAPWLVLLLLVSRPEAAAAYNTPVGFVVILIGLVVTVLAYRLMIMLGRIPEEGRWFA; encoded by the coding sequence ATGACCGCCTGGCTGCTCGCGGTCGTCGCCGCGCTTGGGGTCGCTCTCTGCGTGTCGGCGTGGATCTGGCCGCGAGAACACGACGATGAGCTCATTGCGCGATCCCGCCTCGGCTTTGTCGAAGAGGCACTGCTCCGCGCCGGCCTGCCGAAGTTTCCGGCGCTGGCCTTTCTCGCCCTCGTGCTCGTGTGTGGCATCGCCTGCGCCGCGATCGCGCTGGCGCTGAGCGGCGTCATTGCGCTCGGGGTGCTCGGTGCCGTCGCCGGTTGTTGGCTGCCGGTGCTCGCCATCCGCGTGCGGGCGAGCAAGCGACGCGCGGTGCACAGGGGTGCGTGGCCCGACGCGGTCGACCACCTCATCGCGTCGGTGCGCAGCGGCCTCGGCCTGCCGGATGCCGTGGCTCAGCTGGCGACCAACGGCCCCGAGTCGCTGCGCGAGGACTTCGCGCAGTTTGTGCGTCGTTACCGGGCCACCGGCTCGTTCGCCACTGCGGTTGACGATGTGAAGGAGCGCCTCGCCGACCCGATCGGCGACCGGCTGCTCGAAACGCTGCGGATGGCGCGGGATGTCGGCGGAACCCAGCTCGTGCCGGTGCTGCGGGCATTCTCGGAGCATCTGCGCGAGGCGCAGGCGGTGCGCCACGAGGCTGAGGCGCGGCAGGGATGGGTCGTGAACGCCGCGCGCCTCGGTGCGGTCGCGCCGTGGCTCGTGCTGTTGTTGCTCGTGAGCCGCCCCGAGGCCGCGGCCGCCTACAACACGCCCGTCGGTTTCGTCGTGATTCTGATTGGACTGGTCGTCACGGTGCTGGCGTACCGCCTCATGATCATGCTCGGGCGGATCCCCGAAGAGGGGCGGTGGTTCGCGTGA
- the murI gene encoding glutamate racemase has product MSNAPIGIFDSGVGGLTVAREVRAQLPHESIVYIGDTEHTPYGPRPIAEIRKFSLEILDQLVDEGVKMLVIACNSASAAVLRDARERYSVPVIEVIAPAVRAAVSATRSGRVGVIGTHATISSRAYNDAFAAAVNVQLFSQACPAFVEHVEAGDTTSQELIAIAREYLAPLQREEIDTLVLGCTHYPLLQGVLGYVMGGDVRLVSSDVETAKDVYRTLLTRGLLHDGTTNATYEYRATGENTAAFVTLASRILGGEVSRVEHHPTGVIDLAGHTLKENS; this is encoded by the coding sequence GTGAGTAACGCACCGATTGGCATTTTCGACTCGGGAGTCGGCGGTCTCACGGTTGCACGCGAAGTGCGCGCCCAACTGCCGCACGAGTCCATCGTGTACATCGGCGACACCGAGCACACGCCGTACGGGCCGAGGCCGATTGCCGAGATCCGCAAGTTCTCGCTCGAGATTCTCGACCAGCTCGTCGACGAGGGCGTGAAGATGCTCGTGATCGCCTGCAACTCGGCCTCCGCGGCCGTGTTGCGCGACGCCCGAGAACGGTATTCGGTGCCGGTCATCGAGGTCATCGCGCCGGCGGTGCGCGCCGCGGTGAGCGCCACCCGCTCGGGCCGCGTCGGTGTGATCGGCACGCACGCAACCATCAGTTCGCGCGCGTACAACGACGCGTTCGCCGCCGCCGTGAACGTGCAGCTGTTCTCGCAGGCTTGCCCGGCCTTCGTTGAACACGTTGAGGCCGGCGACACGACGAGCCAGGAGCTCATCGCGATCGCGCGCGAGTACCTTGCCCCGTTGCAGCGGGAAGAGATCGACACCCTCGTGCTCGGCTGCACCCACTACCCGCTGCTGCAGGGCGTGCTCGGCTATGTCATGGGCGGCGACGTGCGGCTCGTGTCGAGCGATGTGGAGACGGCGAAAGACGTCTACCGCACGCTGCTCACGCGCGGGTTACTGCACGACGGCACCACCAACGCCACCTACGAATACCGGGCAACCGGCGAGAACACCGCTGCCTTCGTCACCCTCGCGAGCCGCATCCTTGGTGGCGAGGTGTCGAGAGTTGAACACCATCCGACCGGCGTGATTGACCTCGCCGGGCACACTCTGAAGGAGAACTCATGA
- a CDS encoding nicotinate phosphoribosyltransferase: protein MSNPEARPALPSATSLLTDHYELTMVEAALQDGTADRECMFELFARRLPNDRRYGVVAGFGRAIELLERFRFEDAELEFLRDANVVSATTLDWLANYRFSGSIRGYREGEVYFPQSPLLEVHATFAEGVILETLLLSVFNYDSAVASAAARMVSAAEGRPLAEMGSRRTGERSAVAAARAAYIAGFSATSNLEAGRSWGVPTMGTAAHSWTLLHESERAAFQAQVDALGVGTTLLVDTYDVTEGVRLAVEVGGTELGGVRLDSGDLPVLVREVREQLDDLGAVNTKITVTNDLDEYTLAGLAAAPVDSYGVGTSVVTGSGSVASGMVYKLVARKNDADEWVPVAKASPGKKSVGGVKFPLRRRENGVATGELISLGGAPIGDHDDRPLYVDYVVDGEIDRQWLGHAGVAAAREHCAAALAELPRTARRLGKGDPALTTLYVYEDGTTTRA from the coding sequence ATGTCGAACCCCGAAGCACGACCGGCGCTCCCCTCAGCCACGTCGCTCCTCACCGACCACTACGAACTCACGATGGTCGAGGCCGCCCTGCAAGACGGCACCGCCGACCGCGAGTGCATGTTCGAACTCTTCGCGCGGCGCCTGCCGAACGACCGCCGCTACGGCGTCGTCGCTGGCTTCGGCCGCGCCATCGAGCTGCTCGAACGATTCCGGTTTGAGGATGCGGAGCTCGAGTTCCTGCGCGACGCGAACGTCGTGTCGGCGACGACGCTTGACTGGCTCGCCAACTACCGCTTCTCGGGCTCGATTCGGGGCTATCGCGAGGGCGAGGTCTACTTTCCCCAGTCGCCACTGCTCGAGGTGCACGCAACGTTTGCCGAGGGCGTGATCCTCGAGACCCTCCTGCTCAGCGTGTTCAACTACGACTCCGCGGTCGCGTCGGCGGCCGCACGCATGGTCTCGGCCGCGGAGGGCAGACCGCTCGCCGAGATGGGCTCGCGCCGCACCGGCGAGCGCAGCGCCGTCGCCGCCGCGCGCGCCGCCTACATCGCCGGCTTCTCGGCCACCTCGAACCTCGAGGCCGGCCGCAGCTGGGGCGTGCCGACTATGGGCACCGCCGCCCACTCCTGGACCCTGCTGCACGAATCCGAGCGGGCCGCATTCCAGGCGCAGGTGGATGCACTCGGCGTCGGCACGACGCTGCTGGTCGACACCTACGACGTCACCGAAGGCGTGCGCCTGGCCGTTGAGGTCGGGGGCACGGAGCTCGGCGGCGTGCGCCTCGACTCGGGCGACCTGCCGGTGCTCGTGCGCGAGGTGCGCGAGCAGCTCGACGACCTCGGCGCCGTCAACACGAAGATCACCGTGACGAACGATCTCGACGAATACACGCTCGCCGGCCTCGCCGCGGCGCCCGTCGACTCCTACGGCGTCGGCACGAGCGTCGTCACCGGCTCCGGCTCGGTCGCCTCCGGCATGGTCTACAAGCTCGTCGCCCGCAAGAACGACGCCGACGAGTGGGTTCCGGTCGCCAAAGCCTCGCCCGGCAAGAAGTCGGTGGGCGGGGTGAAGTTCCCGCTGCGCCGCCGCGAGAACGGCGTCGCGACCGGCGAACTCATCTCGCTCGGCGGAGCACCGATCGGTGACCACGACGACCGCCCCCTCTACGTCGACTACGTCGTTGACGGTGAGATCGACCGTCAGTGGCTCGGCCACGCCGGTGTCGCCGCGGCCCGCGAACACTGCGCCGCCGCCCTAGCCGAGCTGCCGCGCACCGCGCGCCGCCTCGGAAAGGGTGATCCCGCCCTCACGACGCTCTACGTCTACGAGGACGGGACCACGACCCGCGCGTAA
- a CDS encoding CpaF family protein, translating to MNIAVSAIADRVRDRVEREGIELAPGSKQAVDLVRAEVRAYGEQATGEEARLLHDEHAAVRDVLANVTGFGALQPYLDDPEIEEIWVNAPSRIFVARNGQSELTNTLISESELRDLVERMLRSTGRRLDLSSPFVDASLPDGSRLHVAIPEISRRHPAINIRKFIRRIRDLQALVERDSLTPQAAVFLRGAVRCGLNILVSGATHTGKTTMVGALLAAGEASDRVITVEETFELDVVARDVVAMQCRPPSLEGRGEITLRRLVKEALRMRPDRLVVGEVREAEALELLVALNSGIPGMCTIHANSARDALVKLATLPLLAGRNIDASFVVPTIASTIDLVVHLEHTPRGGRRVAEILAPTGAVHAGVIEATSLFRREREELIATGMTLQRDDKLRRHGIDAAQLIGASR from the coding sequence GTGAACATTGCCGTGAGCGCCATCGCCGACCGGGTCCGCGACCGCGTCGAACGCGAGGGCATCGAACTTGCCCCCGGGTCGAAGCAAGCCGTCGACCTTGTGCGCGCCGAAGTGCGTGCCTACGGTGAGCAGGCGACTGGCGAGGAAGCCCGGCTGCTCCACGACGAGCATGCGGCGGTGCGCGACGTGCTGGCAAACGTGACGGGGTTCGGCGCGCTGCAGCCCTATCTTGACGACCCGGAAATTGAAGAGATCTGGGTGAACGCACCCAGCCGCATCTTTGTCGCGCGAAACGGCCAGTCCGAGCTGACGAACACGCTCATCTCCGAGAGCGAGCTCCGCGACCTCGTTGAGCGCATGCTGCGGTCGACCGGTCGCCGACTCGACCTGAGCAGTCCGTTCGTCGACGCCTCGCTGCCCGACGGCAGCCGGCTGCACGTCGCCATCCCAGAGATTTCGCGGCGGCACCCGGCCATCAACATCCGCAAGTTCATCCGGCGCATCCGCGACCTGCAGGCCCTCGTCGAGCGCGACTCGCTGACGCCGCAGGCCGCGGTCTTTCTTCGTGGTGCAGTGCGCTGCGGCCTGAACATCCTCGTCTCTGGCGCCACACACACGGGCAAAACCACCATGGTCGGCGCACTGCTCGCCGCGGGCGAGGCGAGCGATCGCGTCATCACCGTCGAAGAGACCTTCGAACTCGACGTGGTCGCGCGAGACGTCGTCGCGATGCAGTGCCGACCGCCCTCGCTCGAGGGCCGCGGCGAGATCACGCTTCGGCGGCTCGTGAAGGAGGCGCTGCGCATGCGCCCCGATCGGCTTGTGGTCGGCGAGGTGCGCGAGGCCGAGGCGCTCGAGCTCCTCGTGGCGCTGAACTCGGGTATCCCGGGCATGTGCACCATCCACGCGAACTCCGCCCGCGATGCGCTCGTGAAACTTGCGACGCTACCGCTGCTCGCGGGCCGCAACATCGACGCGAGCTTCGTCGTGCCAACCATCGCCTCGACCATCGACCTCGTAGTGCATCTCGAACACACGCCGCGCGGCGGGCGCCGCGTGGCCGAGATACTTGCGCCGACGGGCGCGGTGCATGCCGGGGTTATCGAAGCCACGAGCCTGTTCCGCCGTGAACGCGAAGAACTGATCGCGACCGGCATGACCCTGCAGCGTGACGACAAGCTCCGTCGCCACGGCATCGACGCAGCCCAACTGATCGGGGCCAGCAGATGA
- a CDS encoding DUF3039 domain-containing protein, whose protein sequence is MTGFARTEDPGSIGSGGSTDVLDRELEKLIEDEQYDDGDHDKFAHYVRKEKIVESAVTGKPVRALCGKKWLPNSNPDRFPICPDCKRIYERMRDS, encoded by the coding sequence ATGACTGGATTCGCACGGACCGAAGATCCCGGCTCGATTGGGTCGGGCGGCAGCACCGATGTGCTCGACCGCGAACTCGAAAAGCTCATCGAAGATGAGCAGTACGATGACGGCGACCACGACAAATTTGCGCACTACGTGCGCAAGGAGAAGATCGTCGAGTCGGCCGTGACCGGCAAACCGGTCCGAGCCCTGTGCGGCAAGAAGTGGCTGCCGAACTCGAACCCCGACCGGTTCCCGATCTGCCCCGACTGCAAGCGCATCTACGAACGGATGCGCGACTCGTAG
- the rph gene encoding ribonuclease PH, with the protein MTTRADGRAVDELREVSIQRGWSEQAEGSALISFGRTRVLCTASFTPGVPRWLTGKGTGWVTAEYSMLPRATNERSQRESVKGKIGGRTHEISRLIGRSLRAAIDMQALGENTIVLDCDVLQADGGTRTAAITGAFVALSDAVDWARSQKHIPRKAEVLTASVSAISVGIIDGTPMLDLPYDEDVRAETDMNVVMTGTGKFVEVQGTAEKAPFDGTELNELLALAIKGNADLARIQSEVLAR; encoded by the coding sequence ATGACCACTCGTGCTGATGGTCGCGCCGTCGACGAGCTGCGCGAAGTGTCCATCCAGCGTGGCTGGAGCGAGCAGGCCGAAGGATCGGCCCTGATCTCGTTCGGTCGCACCCGCGTGCTCTGCACCGCGTCGTTCACGCCCGGGGTGCCGCGGTGGCTCACTGGGAAGGGGACCGGCTGGGTCACGGCCGAATACTCGATGCTGCCGCGCGCCACAAACGAGCGTTCGCAGCGCGAGTCGGTCAAGGGCAAGATTGGCGGCCGCACGCACGAGATCTCGCGGCTTATCGGCCGCTCGTTGCGCGCCGCCATTGACATGCAGGCGCTCGGTGAGAACACGATCGTGCTCGACTGCGATGTGCTGCAGGCCGATGGCGGCACGCGCACCGCTGCGATCACGGGCGCGTTCGTCGCGCTCTCGGATGCCGTGGACTGGGCCCGCTCGCAGAAGCACATCCCGCGCAAAGCCGAGGTGCTCACGGCGTCGGTGTCGGCCATCTCGGTGGGCATCATCGACGGCACACCGATGCTCGACCTGCCCTACGACGAGGATGTTCGGGCCGAGACCGACATGAATGTCGTGATGACGGGTACCGGTAAGTTCGTCGAGGTGCAGGGCACGGCCGAGAAAGCTCCGTTCGACGGCACCGAGCTGAACGAACTGCTCGCCCTCGCGATCAAGGGCAATGCGGACCTCGCGCGTATCCAGTCTGAGGTGCTCGCCCGATGA
- a CDS encoding TadE/TadG family type IV pilus assembly protein codes for MPRWNDLAAQLRRRLGEERGSASLEFLGVGVLLLVPLAYGALTLGQVEQAVLGSELGARNAARVLAADGTVALATAEQHIALALENHGLDPDAASVEVRCSPTPDCTVAGETLTVTVRYELELPLLAGTSEWLRVPIEASSTFPQQRFATGE; via the coding sequence ATGCCCCGCTGGAATGATCTCGCGGCGCAACTCCGCCGCCGACTCGGCGAGGAACGCGGGTCGGCAAGCCTGGAGTTTCTCGGCGTCGGCGTGCTGTTACTCGTGCCGCTCGCCTACGGTGCGCTGACGCTCGGGCAAGTCGAACAGGCGGTGCTCGGCAGCGAGCTCGGGGCACGCAACGCCGCGCGCGTGCTGGCGGCTGACGGCACCGTGGCGCTCGCCACCGCCGAGCAGCACATCGCCCTCGCGCTCGAGAATCACGGACTCGACCCCGACGCCGCGAGCGTCGAGGTGCGCTGCTCACCGACCCCTGACTGCACGGTGGCGGGGGAGACCCTCACCGTCACGGTGCGCTACGAGCTCGAGTTGCCGCTGCTTGCGGGCACGAGCGAGTGGCTCAGGGTGCCCATCGAGGCGAGCAGCACCTTCCCGCAACAGCGATTCGCGACGGGGGAGTGA